Proteins co-encoded in one Gossypium arboreum isolate Shixiya-1 chromosome 11, ASM2569848v2, whole genome shotgun sequence genomic window:
- the LOC108479548 gene encoding SNF1-related protein kinase regulatory subunit gamma-1-like, with protein MASLQLRRESSMDQQESPRSPEAKLGMKVEDLWGVQEPKLSPNEKLNACFESIPVSAFPLAPQGIEIKSDASLAEAVQILAQNKILSAPVVDVNAPEDATWIDRYIGIVEFAGIAIWILQQSEPPSPRSPSSPSGTYFAVSINGMTSAVGLGTLGPEDASITSGDFFEALTSSKFYKNTKVRDISGTFRWAPFLALQKSNSFLTMLLLLSKYKMKSVPVVDLGDGKINNIITQSAVIHMLAECTGFHWFESWGTKKLSEIGLPTMSPKEIIKVHEDQPVLQAFKLMRKNRIGGVPVVESGGKKAIGNISLRDVQFLLTAPEIYRDYRSITAKNFLIAVKNYLEKHDKRSPMLSGTVTCKRDKTIKELIQTLDSEKIHRMYVVDDDGNLEGVITLRDIISRLVHEPHGYFGDFFDGVLPLPENCRV; from the exons ATGGCGAGTTTGCAATTGAGGCGAGAGAGTAGCATGGATCAGCAAGAGAGTCCGAGGAGTCCAGAGGCAAAGCTTGGAATGAAAGTGGAGGATCTATGGGGTGTTCAAGAACCAAAGCTTAGTCCTAATGAAAAGCTCAACGCTTGCTTTGAGAGCATTCCTGTCTCTGCTTTCCCTCTTGCTCCTCAAG GGATTGAGATAAAATCGGATGCTAGTTTAGCAGAGGCTGTTCAAATACTGGCTCAAAACAAGATTCTTAGCGCACCAGTTGTTGATGTTAATGCCCCTGAGGATGCAACCTGGATTGACAGATACATTGGCATTGTAGAGTTCGCTGGAATTGCTATATGGATTTTGCAACAG TCAGAACCACCTTCACCTAGAAGCCCTTCATCTCCCAGTGGAACTTATTTCGCGGTATCTATTAATGGAATGACCTCTGCTGTGGGACTCGGAACTTTAGGCCCCGAAGATGCTTCGATTACTTCGGGAGACTTTTTCGAGGCTCTAACGTCCTCCAAGTTTTACAAGAACACTAAG GTTCGCGATATCTCGGGGACGTTCCGTTGGGCACCATTCCTTGCTTTGCAAAAATCGAACTCATTTTTGACTATGTTGTTACTGCTTTCTAAATATAAAATGAAGAGTGTTCCAGTAGTTGATCTCGGTGATGGAAAGATCAATAACATCATCACGCAGTCAGCTGTCATTCACATGTTAGCTGAATGCACCGGGTTTCACTGGTTTGAAAGCTGGGGAACTAAGAAACTTTCAGAGATCGGTCTTCCCACAATGTCACCTAAGGAAATTATCAAA GTACACGAGGATCAACCGGTTCTTCAAGCATTTAAGTTAATGAGGAAAAATAGAATCGGAGGCGTACCGGTAGTTGAAAGTGGAGGAAAAAAAGCTATCGGTAACATAAGCCTTAGAGATGTACAGTTCCTTCTAACTGCACCAGAGATCTACCGCGATTACAg ATCTATCACGGCGAAGAACTTCTTGATAGCAGTTAAAAACTACTTGGAGAAACACGACAAGAGATCGCCGATGTTAAGCGGCACGGTTACTTGCAAGAGAGATAAAACCATCAAGGAATTGATCCAGACGCTCGACTCAGAAAAGATCCATCGTATGTATGTAGTGGACGATGACGGGAATTTGGAAGGAGTAATAACACTTAGAGACATCATATCGAGGTTAGTGCACGAACCTCACGGGTACTTTGGTGATTTCTTCGACGGTGTGTTGCCTTTACCGGAGAACTGTCGGGTTTAA
- the LOC108479550 gene encoding glucuronoxylan 4-O-methyltransferase 1-like: MPPQVSHDGAFQIGPSVLLCNGGGSGSSPKHGGTARRMKFHGKKLLPLLVLVLSCLSILRLLKIAMIASHSSSPECSSECSNFLSNATPVVDSESGGRHEPTPAATTANATLLTPKEFMVLSKLVTRKAPCNLLVFGLQSQYYNLSSINAGGITVFLEDDPLKINEIKADFNGTRIYNVKYQIPAKKAYNLLKHARKNPACSPTTNLLNQSNCKLALRNLPEDVYKLKWDVVVVDGPIGDTPEAPGRMPTIYTAGMLARTDGIGKKTTTDVVVHDVHRTIEKWFSWEFFCEQNLVSAKGKLWVFRIPVHQSNSTSFCSSETVVNGGSI, encoded by the coding sequence atgccTCCACAAGTCTCTCATGATGGTGCCTTTCAGATTGGCCCTTCGGTTCTGTTATGTAATGGCGGAGGCTCAGGTTCAAGCCCCAAACATGGCGGAACAGCTAGAAGGATGAAATTCCATGGGAAAAAACTACTGCCTTTGCTTGTTCTCGTCCTTTCATGTCTTTCAATTCTCAGACTTCTTAAAATAGCAATGATTGCTTCACATTCTTCATCTCCGGAGTGTTCATCGGAATGCAGTAATTTTCTATCAAATGCAACTCCAGTGGTGGATTCCGAGTCTGGTGGCCGACATGAACCCACCCCTGCTGCCACCACTGCCAATGCAACCCTTCTCACCCCAAAGGAATTCATGGTTCTTTCGAAACTTGTTACACGTAAAGCGCCTTGTAATCTCCTTGTTTTCGGTCTTCAATCACAGTATTACAATCTTTCATCAATAAACGCAGGAGGAATCACTGTTTTTCTCGAGGATGATCCTTTGAAGATAAATGAAATCAAAGCTGATTTTAATGGAACTCGAATTTATAACGTCAAGTATCAGATACCAGCTAAAAAAGCATACAATTTGCTCAAACATGCAAGGAAAAATCCTGCTTGTTCTCCCACCACAAATCTGTTGAATCAATCGAATTGCAAATTGGCATTGAGAAACTTACCAGAAGACGTTTATAAGCTTAAATGGGATGTTGTGGTTGTGGACGGGCCGATCGGGGACACGCCGGAAGCACCAGGGAGGATGCCAACTATCTACACTGCCGGCATGTTGGCAAGAACTGATGGGATTGGGAAGAAGACGACGACTGACGTTGTAGTTCACGATGTTCATCGGACGATTGAAAAATGGTTTTCTTGGGAATTCTTCTGCGAACAAAACTTGGTCTCTGCTAAAGGGAAACTCTGGGTTTTTAGAATACCTGTCCATCAATCGAATTCTACAAGCTTTTGCTCTtctgagacagttgttaatggcGGATCCATCTAA
- the LOC108479551 gene encoding thylakoid lumenal 17.9 kDa protein, chloroplastic, whose translation MTNTLIAQLHLVPPFPSPSKQSSISQPQIQIPNNPNPKPKPILFSKFLSLALTLTLNSPLPSLAIPSLTSQSSPQAPLTTTPFTQSKFLQLGLEDGKIRPCPSTNPGCVSTNAKSSSFAFPWVVPETSKENAVQELQEAILKTQKNAKIEVVEDTPNGKYIQAEVDGGFGPDVMEFLVKGDVVTYRSMAMKVTYIYPFTTAIGDSKGQLERLKKIVDQLGWYVPSFDSME comes from the exons ATGACAAATACTCTAATTGCTCAGCTTCATCTTGTTCCTCCATTCCCTTCCCCTTCCAAACAATCATCGATCTCTCAACCTCAAATTCAAATCCCCAACAACCCTAACCCAAAACCCAAACCCATTCTTTTCTCTAAATTCCTCTCTCTAGCTCTCACTTTAACCTTAAACTCCCCACTTCCTTCATTAGCCATTCCATCTCTCACCTCTCAATCTTCCCCTCAAGCTCCTCTCACCACCACCCCTTTTACTCAGTCCAAGTTCTTGCAACTTGGACTTGAAGATGG GAAAATTAGGCCTTGCCCTTCAACAAATCCAGGTTGTGTTTCAACCAATGCAAAGTCATCATCTTTTGCCTTTCCATGGGTTGTTCCTGAGACTTCTAAAGAGAATGCAGTTCAG GAACTGCAAGAAGCGATTTTAAAAACTCAGAAGAATGCCAAGATTGAGGTTGTTGAAGATACCCCAAATG GGAAATATATACAAGCTGAGGTAGATGGAGGGTTTGGTCCTGATGTAATGGAGTTTTTAGTGAAAGGGGATGTTGTTACTTACAGGTCAATGGCCATGAAAGTGACCTATATTTACCCTTTCACAACAGCAATTGGTGATTCAAAGGGACAGCTTGAGAGGTTGAAGAAGATCGTTGACCAGTTAGGCTGGTATGTTCCAAGTTTTGATTCCATGGAATAG